A window of Malania oleifera isolate guangnan ecotype guangnan chromosome 5, ASM2987363v1, whole genome shotgun sequence contains these coding sequences:
- the LOC131156566 gene encoding probable flavin-containing monooxygenase 1, whose protein sequence is MEKHVGIIGAGISGLLACKYTLSKGHRPIVFESQSILGGVWAKTIETTKLQTPKGLYQFSDFPWPPSVTEDFPDHHQVFDYIQSYARHFDLLRHIKFNSKVVSICYEGFSDEEMQSWTLWGGAGEPFGSGGKWKLTVEDSQSFSTEVFRVDFVILCVGRFSGVPNIPGFPPNKGPEVFDGQVIHSMDYASMDYASAAKFVEGKHVTVVGTQKSALDIAMECSTVNGEERPCTMLYKTRHWNIPDYLPWGVPLAYLYLNRFSELLIHKPNEGFIFSLLATVLSPVKWAFSKFVESYIKWKYPLVKFGMVPKHSFSRDISTCLIAIVPEDFYNRVEKGSIILKKCQRLNFCKEGILIDDTDAPLKTDLVILATGFKGDKKLKDIFESPTFKDYITGSPTSTVPLYRECIHPRIPQLVVIGYSESLANLYTSEMRCRWLAELLDCTFKLPGIKEMEEDVEKWDECIKGYSGEHYRRSCIASLHIWYNDQLCRDMGWKLKRKKGFFAELFEPYGPLDYCQS, encoded by the exons ATGGAAAAGCATGTGGGTATCATCGGCGCCGGCATCAGCGGCCTCCTCGCCTGCAAGTACACCTTGTCCAAGGGTCATCGGCCCATCGTCTTCGAGTCACAGAGCATACTTGGAGGAGTATGGGCCAAAACAATCGAAACCACCAAGCTCCAGACCCCCAAAGGACTCTATCAGTTCTCAGATTTTCCGTGGCCGCCTTCTGTGACGGAAGACTTCCCCGACCATCATCAAGTTTTTGACTACATTCAGTCCTATGCTCGTCACTTCGACTTGCTCAGGCACATCAAGTTCAATTCCAAGGTCGTCAGCATCTGCTATGAAGGATTTTCCGACGAAGAGATGCAGTCATGGACTCTCTGGGGCGGCGCTGGCGAGCCCTTTGGGTCTGGAGGCAAGTGGAAGCTTACGGTGGAGGATTCCCAGAGCTTCTCAACTGAA GTATTCCGAGTGGACTTTGTCATCCTTTGCGTTGGACGGTTCAGTGGTGTTCCAAACATCCCAGGGTTTCCTCCAAATAAGGGCCCAGAAGTGTTTGATGGACAGGTTATACACTCCATGGACTACGCTTCCATGGATTATGCAAGTGCTGCCAAATTTGTTGAGGGAAAGCATGTCACCGTCGTTGGGACACAGAAATCTGCACTGGACATTGCAATGGAGTGCTCAACAGTAAATG GGGAGGAGCGACCGTGTACAATGCTGTACAAAACTAGACATTGGAATATTCCAGATTATCTTCCATGGGGTGTGCCACTAGCATATCTATACCTAAATCGCTTTTCAGAGCTTTTGATTCATAAGCCCAATGAAGGGTTTATATTCTCTCTCCTGGCAACAGTGCTTTCTCCTGTG AAATGGGCGTTTTCAAAATTTGTTGAAAGCTACATAAAATGGAAGTATCCCCTTGTGAAATTCGGAATGGTTCCAAAACATAGTTTTTCGAGAGACATTAGCACTTGTTTGATCGCAATTGTGCCAGAGGATTTCTATAACAGAGTTGAAAAGGGAAGCATCATTTTAAAGAAATGCCAGAGACTAAACTTCTGCAAAGAAGGCATTTTGATTGATGATACAGATGCACCTTTAAAGACAGATCTGGTTATACTGGCCACCGGATTCAAGGGAGATAAAAAGCTCAAGGACATTTTTGAATCTCCAACCTTCAAGGACTACATAACTGGGTCCCCTACTTCGACAGTTCCTCTATACAG GGAATGCATTCATCCTCGAATTCCACAACTAGTGGTCATTGGATATTCGGAGAGCCTAGCAAACTTGTACACTTCAGAAATGAGGTGTCGATGGCTAGCTGAGCTTCTAGACTGCACATTCAAGCTACCTGGCATTAAAGAGATGGAGGAAGACGTAGAAAAATGGGATGAATGCATAAAAGGATACTCTGGCGAGCATTATCGGAGGTCGTGCATTGCTTCCCTTCATATATGGTACAATGATCAATTGTGCAGGGACATGGGATGGAAACTTAAGAGAAAGAAGGGATTCTTTGCTGAATTATTTGAGCCATATGGGCCATTGGATTATTGTCAGTCCTAA